In Aegilops tauschii subsp. strangulata cultivar AL8/78 chromosome 3, Aet v6.0, whole genome shotgun sequence, one genomic interval encodes:
- the LOC141042914 gene encoding uncharacterized protein, protein MAKDPQVHAVFDSLVHWRVGDGATALFWKDRWMGAVSAKEVAPDVWGAVRTQTVNRRTVKEGLLNHRWTSDISGDLSTEGLVQFIRLWDHVLAARLDPSLQDEAFCPWNSKQVYTSASAYRMLFKGAINVTFAKWVWKCWAPLTCKIFMWLAIQYRIWTSDRRLRHGLQDAISPCYLCDQDEDAVDHLLVKCVISRQVWHMALSRTRLGPSLAPNANDILEHWWETPSRG, encoded by the coding sequence ATGGCCAAGGACCCGCAAGTTCATGCTGTCTTTGACAGCTTAGTCCACTGGAGAGTTGGCGATGGGGCCACCGCGCTCTTTTGGAAAGATAGATGGATGGGAGCTGTGTCGGCCAAGGAGGTTGCACCGGATGTGTGGGGTGCAGTTCGCACGCAGACGGTCAACAGAAGAACTGTGAAAGAGGGCTTGCTTAACCATCGGTGGACGTCTGACATCTCGGGTGACCTTTCTACGGAAGGATTGGTTCAGTTTATCAGGCTCTGGGATCATGTGCTGGCCGCTCGGTTGGACCCCAGCTTACAGGACGAGGCATTTTGTCCATGGAATTCGAAGCAAGTCTACACCTCCGCTTCTGCCTATCGGATGTTGTTCAAGGGTGCAATCAATGTTACATTTGCAAAATGGGTTTGGAAGTGCTGGGCGCCGCTCACCTGCAAGATCTTCATGTGGCTGGCTATCCAATATAGGATATGGACCTCCGATCGGCGCCTAAGACATGGGCTCCAAGACGCCATCTCCCCCTGCTACCTTTGTGATCAGGATGAAGACGCAGTCGACCACCTCCTTGTCAAATGCGTCATCTCGAGACAAGTTTGGCACATGGCGTTGTCCAGGACAAGACTTGGGCCTAGTTTAGCTCCCAATGCCAACGACATTTTGGAGCATTGGTGGGAAACGCCCAGCAGAGGATAG